The nucleotide window CTCATTTCGAAGCTCTAATCAATAAGAGCACATTTTTACTCATTCCGAATTCTTTCACGTTCCATATCAAACATATTAACTCGCTCCGGGTAACATTCAACACATTTCCTTTTAGATGGTTTTTATTTCACATCCATTTAGATCCTTAGAAATAATGCGTTACTCGACTTGAGTTGTTAATGAGTAAATTCATTAAATATGTTTTCTAACATTCAGTAATCACTCCTTACATAATAGTAGACTTCTGTGCTCTCTAGAATACGttcttttataattaaccaagtgTTCACTCGGATTAGTTTTCTACTCACGTATGATTTTTTTATGCGTCGGGTGCTTGTTTAGGGTAAGCTCCATGAAAACGGAAAGGTAAAgaaatgattcattttgtttaCCTTCTGGTATACATGTCATAAGAAACCAGTTTGATGGTTTAGATTTCGTGTTTGTATATTTTAAATCGGTCCTACCTGAAAAAGGAAATAACTGAGTTAGTTAACGTTTTAGTTTATCACGTTCTAAAGAACCAGTTGATGGTTGATTTCAAGTTTGTGTATTTAAAtttggagtttttttttttttttttcatctagTGTTGATAAGAAAAATAAGAAAAGTATTTACTAAAATTGTGTTCTTTTAAAACTATTTACTAAAATGGTCTCTTTCATTCATtttgtatttatattttatttttttaactaacATATTACACTActcttttattttccttttttgaATCAATACATTAATGatcttttttttattcttttagtATACTTTTGATTATTATAGTAAACTGCAgtttagttttaaaaataaataacagTAAAACCACTATAAACTACGGTTTACATGTTCATAAACTGCAGTTTCTAGTGGAAATCTGTCAAAACAGTAAAACCATTGCAAACTACAGTTTAGTTTGAAGTAAACTACACTTTATAGTTTGACTGGTGTATATTGCAAAAGTACATGGTGTATGAATCTAACTAGGTTTATAATGTCGCCGTGTTGTGGcgaacttcttttgttatttattctgtgtttacatgtgttttaaaaTAATTACGAGCGCGTCGCGCACGGaaccgctgacaagaataaaaagaaaatgtagaaaaaacacgaaaagaaaatcaaccaaaatgttgtatggtaatgatgttgttcgtatgaaacccgtggtcagagatgagcaaatggtagtgggtaccgataccgaatttcctgaaccgaaagatcttaagtaccaattcggtaccgacttttggcgttagTGGTACCAGTTCACTACCGGTTTTTatcttcatataccggtaccgtaaccggtatcttcggtaccagtacccattcggtatcggttggcaccgagttCATCCTACCCCttaaactaaaaaaaagaaatcattaaaagttaaagaaaattaacaaaaaaaaattgtatgataCCGTCCGTACAATATCAATGATCAGGGATTAGCAAATAGTACCGGGTAGCAGTACCAAATTTCCCAAACTAAAATATTTTCAATGTTAATTCGGttccgacttttggcgttttctgtaccaggctggtgccggtttttaccttcatctACCGATACCGAACATGATCGTATgggtattttcgataccaataCCGGTTCAATACTgattgacaccaagcttatcccaacccgTGATAAAAAATCATTAAAGTCAAGAAAAGTATGAAAATGTATTGAATTTAACCAGTACCGATTCAATACCGGTTGAAACCAAGACTATCCCAGCCCGTGATGCTAAAAAGAAATCATTTAAGTtaagaaaaaatataaaaatccatcaaacttaaaaagtaaaggaAATAATATTAGGCTCCACGGTATGGAGGATCGTCCCCCATCGTCCCCCTTCGTCGCCGATCGTCCAGGCATTTCGCCCCCCTCGTCGCCGAACCTCTAGCGTCCTCCTCGTCGACTTGTGGACGTTGAGGACGATCCACTACAAGACAAAACACACTCAATAAACCCCAAATCCAAATCAAACCCTTCTCCTTCTCCGATCTGGTTCATTCTCCGATCGTGTCGGTTGAGACCAGCGTCATTGTTTAAATCGAACTGTTGAAAGATCCTCTTCACCTTCTCCGATCTGGTTCCTCTGGTAGCTATTTGGTTGTAGTTCTGTGATTTTGGGTTTGTGGGTGTTGATAAAGAGCTCCGGCGACATTACGCCCACTGTTGATTATTCCGGTGACATTTCTTCTTATCCGCTGTTTTTTGCTCAGGTATATTGGTTTTAAGTTTAGTTACTTTTTGAATGTTTATGGTTAAAGTATTATGATCAGATCTGCCACTTTAAAGCTAAAAATAGATGTTGAATTGGGTGGTTTGATTTATTGTTTGATGTGTGATTTAagtatgtttgtgtttgtgttaatGTTTGATGTTGGTTTTGGAGGTTAATTTGTGTTGTTGTTTGGTAATTGAAAGTGAATGTGTGATCGGATGAACCGCATTTTGTGGTTGTTGATTAAGAACCAAAATTGGGGCTTTTTGTGATGGTTGATCAGATGCAAAGCATCAATCTTGTTGTTGATTTGTGGGGTAGGATAAATTAAAAAGTAGATAAATTAAAAGTGGAGATGATTTGGAAGCTAAACTGGCTTCCAAACTAACAATTGAAAGTGGTAAGGTTGGTGTTAGTTTGGATGAGGAAAAAAAGATCGGTGAGAAGAACAGCTCGGTTTCGGATAAAGCGAGTGATGGGAACAGCAGCCTCGGGAAGACAAGCGGGAGCGCGCGTGTCGATTTTGTGGAGAGTGGGAAGAGTAGTATGTGTAGAGGAAGTACAAGCAGCAATGTAAGTGATGAAAGAAGCTGTAGTAGTTTCAGTAGCAGTATCAACAGGTTGGACCACCCGTTTCTTCCAACATTATACACTCATTTTGAGACCGATAAGTTTCTTCCAATCGTTGGACCACCAGTTAACGTCACCAACTTCGTTTCAGTGAGGCTTGCAGGTCGCAGCAACTATCGTATCTGGAAGGCTCAGATGTTTTGCCTCATAAAAAGTCAGGTGTTGCTTCATATCATTGATGCTGAAAATCCTTTTCCAGAGGATAACATGATTGTCCaatatgacgaacttgtcaaaggTTGGATCTTTGGTACTATGAGCGACCATGTAAATAATTTTGTAGGTCAACCAATACGCGATTCTGAAGGTACGTAGTCCATTAACTATCACATATGCGATTTTCCATAGTAGAAATGTGAGTGAGTACAGTAACTCGACTTTTGGCAAGGTTAAGTAATGATTTGTATCTTATGCAGTGTCCTTGAAGCCTGAACATTTTGAGGGTTTGCGTTTTGATTTTACCAAGGGTCTCAATAAAAAATTCTCACTAAGTCACAGGTAACTTGCTAGTTTTTGTTTTAGAGAGTTAATATTTTTTCTTTAGTTTAATGATTATGTGTGTTTATTGTGTcatttggaacaacgctcaaaacgaacccgaccacgacatggaagacgaagactagtagcttattggaatatattaggatatttttaagtttatttttttaagtttattttttttaagtttatgttttttttaaatttatttttttaagtttaattttttttaagtttatgtaatgttttttaatattaatgaaaatattttgttactttatttgttaaatgttaaaaaaagttgaagattaaaaaaataaaaaaaacataaaagtggtggaggactatgactaggaccatcctcccatgccctctagttttggaggatgatccatccttgggagaactatgacgtggcgcctacgtggcggatcatcctccaaggatggaccatcaccatacccactAGCCTTAAATCTACTGTTCATTCACttctaattttaatatatagataaaaaAGGAAATAATATTAAATCTATTGTTCATTCACttctaattttaatatatagataaactTCTAATtttaatctatatctatactatataataaaagaaacctgatttgggacacatgtcatccaatgagggcatcaataatttattgataaattttaaatttaaattaaaaagatttaaatattatattagaattttattttgattgtaaATCTATTGATAagataaatttataaaaaaataaataaataaatagtgaAAGGCTATCacaaattttttcttttttaaattaataGATAGAACTATACAATATAATATTTGTGTAGCACCGTTATCGCAATGAAAGATATACATTTTGTAGTAATTAGTTAACGAGTCCACCCTTAATAAGATACAATTAATTGAAAACAACTTCATATCTTGTATCTCACAAAATAAGGATATGTcacatctatactatataataattctatatatatacttctatatctatctatatcttctatactatataataaaagaaatcatttAAAGGACACATGTCATCATATTAGCCTATGTTTTATAGATAATAAACTAAAATTAAAATTATATACCACATGCTAATAGATAAACTAAAATTTATTTTCATTAATAAACCGGTCGTAAAACTATTTAAAGTTTTTGTGATTGTTTTATTTTAGTCACAAAAGATAAGAAAGAATAAAGAATGTAAGTTTAGTACAATTTATAACCAGTCCCAaggaattaaataaataatacattaaaattaaaattaagtgTTAGTCACAAATTGATGAAAAAAATTATATTCTATTACAAACTCTATTTTATTTCGTTCCTGATTTTGTGAAAGAAAAGATAAGTAAATATTATATCAAACGCTCACAGTCAGTGGtgaagcttgacccgaatgactggggggtcgaaaacgtatataccaaaaaaaatctatggaaccggggggtcgaaaacgtatatacccaaaaatttctatgcgaaaactacatatataacactactaagcgaaaagttcggggggtcgggtgCCCCTcccgccccttctatacttcgccaATGCTCACAATCATGATTCACTAATGAAATTATACCTTATAAATTATTCTATATCTATACTaccatataataaaagaaatcaaatgGTGGACGTATGACACTTTTTATGAATTTCCCGTCTAAAACGTATTTTTCCCATTTGTCCCTACTTAATTGTTCAAATTCGAATAATTATGATAAGTATCGATTTCAATTTACACAAGTAATTAAAATTATATAACGTATGTtagaaataattttttttattaattttatatatcaGATAATATTGAAAGTTATATACAATTTGATTAATAAATTAAGTAATAAAATCGACataatattttttaattaatgaaaagaaaaataattatatattaatacaaagtttggttttcatgattgataatttggtttatttaaaaaattaggatatgaaattacatttattcaacccgtgtattacacggggttctaacctagtatatagaTAAATTCATCCATTGGGAATAGCCCAATAGTGTTGGTGAATTAGTTAAGGTGGAGGTCATGGTTCAATCTCCATGACATGCAAGTTTAgccattaaaaaaaatatatagataAATTCTCTTTTCAGAATTCTATAATAAGACAAAACACTTAAACACACACAAATCATGTCTTCGGTACTAACACATACAACTTCTTTGGCTTTATTTATAAGTGATGGAAAATATGAACCCTTTGAAAAGAAAATCTGAAGCCTAATGATTCTCCCAACTAACTTATGAATAAATCAATTCCGGTCCTGTAATAGAAAAGGAAATGGAAAAATAAAAAGAAGATACTCTTTACTAGATTTGTGGcggaaagttcgtttatgtttgtttatttaataaacgaatgaacacgaacgaaaaattttgttcgtttagtttaattaaatgaacgaacataaatacaccttgtgttcgttcatttatgttcgtgaacgttcgttttTGTTCATTTATCCACGTTCGCTTATCTTCGTTTAAAGTTTAGTAAATACATAAacagttatatttatataaatattaggttttctaactacttatataaatataactaattagtaattgagttttctagtaataaaaaaatgaaatttcaAAATTCTTCTTAGATCGTAATTGATCACTTActtaatattaatataaataaCTACTTAATTTTAGTATCTGTAATCCATAATTTAGATGTGTTTTTGGATGAActgtaatatattagacttgtttgtttgtgttccctaatgttaaattgtgttttttttatttgttcaaTTACGTTCATTTGTTTTCGTTTATGTTTTTTaaatcatgttaatttatgtttattcgaatatatttagttaaatttttttatctttatgttcgtttgtgttcatttatgttcgtgaactgttcgtttaggctttaaacgaacgaacataaacgaacaagaACATGCCTGAtttcttaatgaacaaacacgaacaaaacAATGTGTTCGAtcatatgttcgtgttcgtgttcggttaaagttaaatgaacgaacacgaacttgcctatgtttgtgttcgttcggttcatttacaagcCTACTCTTTACCAACTTGGCGGCGGGATAAACAATAGAAATGGCACCCCTATTTTCACCCTTCCGGTATACCCTATTGCGACGATATACCGTCGGGATAGGtcgaaaaaaagaaaaaaaaatccatCCAGCTTATGTCGGGGTCTTGTCGTAGCTAAAAGTTTATCGTATGCAAGTCATTTTCTTGTAGTGTTGGTGGGTTGTAATTATATGGGTCGTAAGAGAATAAAAAGGTCGACCTATGAGTTATACGGGTCGTACACCAAGGCTATCCAGTGTGTGGTTCGGGGAGGGTTCAGGATGTGCCAGCTTAGATTAGATGGGAATGAAAGGGGATACCCCACCCCCACGCGGTCCCGTGCCAAAATCAAGAGGAGCTTGGGGACCCAACCTGAGCTCCCCGATTCCACCTCTAGGATTTCTATACCGTCTTACAATGGTAAGactaaaataaacaaacaagtaatTTTCCTAATTTATTTATTCCTGTATAGGCCCAATCATATTATTTTTTACCACATTAAAATATCATTTTCAATTTACACTACTCAAATTTTCCATTTGAACTTTTAAGCCTTACAACCCTCCTCCTCAAATTGAAGTTGTACACTGATGTGCATACAATTAAACATGTTTTCACATCATTTATAACCGGTTTTAGATTGTTTTCTTGTAATATTGGTAGACAAGTAACAATTTGTTTAGTTTTGATTTTCATGACAATCGAGCCGCAAAATGACAAACTAGcgaaaaaacaaagaaaatcaaAATAATGTCAAGTTGCAGCTCAAGACACGGGTCGTGTGTGCAAGGCGTGCCCCATGCGTGATCCTCAAGTCAAGACAAAATAAGGGTCTCCTCAAGTTAAGACAAAGTGATGGTACCTTTAGAAAAAGCCGAAAACTTCACATAAGCATATCTCGGGCTAGGAAATGAGTTATAGGGACCATAATATTACAACCTTAAGTATCTCGACGAGACAAAGCTGAAAATGGTTAAACCTGTAAGGCATGGGTCGTGCCTCCCCAACACCACAAAAGGATGAATACTTGCAAGGATTTAACATTGACCACGAGCTATGTCAGGTCTCCATATGCAGCCTAGAAATTCAGGCTCCTCCTTCCATTTTCCTTGCTTAATTCTTCATCTCTCTCTAATTACTCTCAATTTTTACCACTTCCCACTTTGGTTTTGTAGTAATTCAAGATTCTAAGAATgcttaaaaacatttttaatattgTAGTGTTTAACCTAAACCAATTTAGTTGGTAATGTCTATCATTAAATCCATGAGTGGCTAAGTTCATTTGGTCACTTATGGAAACAAACTTTGATGAGTCTTTAGCT belongs to Helianthus annuus cultivar XRQ/B chromosome 5, HanXRQr2.0-SUNRISE, whole genome shotgun sequence and includes:
- the LOC110940155 gene encoding uncharacterized protein LOC110940155 isoform X2, with amino-acid sequence MKEAVVVSVAVSTVRLAGRSNYRIWKAQMFCLIKSQVLLHIIDAENPFPEDNMIVQYDELVKGWIFGTMSDHVNNFVGQPIRDSEVSLKPEHFEGLRFDFTKGLNKKFSLSHR
- the LOC110940155 gene encoding uncharacterized protein LOC110940155 isoform X1; translation: MCRGSTSSNVSDERSCSSFSSSINRLDHPFLPTLYTHFETDKFLPIVGPPVNVTNFVSVRLAGRSNYRIWKAQMFCLIKSQVLLHIIDAENPFPEDNMIVQYDELVKGWIFGTMSDHVNNFVGQPIRDSEVSLKPEHFEGLRFDFTKGLNKKFSLSHR